The Medicago truncatula cultivar Jemalong A17 chromosome 7, MtrunA17r5.0-ANR, whole genome shotgun sequence genome includes the window tAAACGAACACCGAGACAAGACACGAAATCAAACGTCGCACAAGATCAcaacgaacaacacaacgccgcacttagacgacgaaatcataaaaaacacaaaaggaaaaacttgatagatgttaaaatcacttatttaaattgaaagaaaaggggaaaaagatgtagaggggtgattctaggttaaaaaatgacctaaaaccatcCATCCTCGATGAACGAACgagaaagaaaatttaaagagaagttgaagtttctctcactagaaaacTAGGACCGGCTATCTAGATCATCAAGTTCATATAAATCAATCTCCTTAGTGAAAAGGTTGTTTGAtaagcaaaaaattatattttagaccCTCTAAAATAATAGGTCTTTATCCCCCTGTAGTGATCGGCTATGTATATGAGCTTTATTAtaaaccatatacatcatttaatacagggttaataggtctttacccccctgtaatataagtcatttccggttttcccccttgtaattttttttttatttatccccctgtaaaaaaaattgttttgatttaccccctaataggccaaacaaaaaccaattttttttttcaagaacttttcgtttttgtttggcctattagggggtaaatcaaaaaaattattttacaggggagaaaatcggaaatgacctatattacagggggtaaagacctattaaccatttaataaatgaatctaaaatgttgatttttgcaTATAATAGTAATTGAATgatgtatttaattttatttttcatatttcaatataagttaatagtattaattagggttagttttgaaagaagaaaaaaatgcactcattaatttatatagagatttaTATTTAAGGACAAGACTTTCTAAAAGGGTAAGTAATAAACACATTTGTTGCTAAAACATCTTAGGAAATTATAAGTTTGTAGCCATCATATATTTgaggaaaaatatattacaacATCTTGTGAACTACCTCATTGGTTTATCTTCGATTAAACTCAACATGAAAGtttgagaaaaaatatattacaacaTCTTTTATCTTTGTCTAAAATAGCTCTAAATTATGTGATGTCATTATCGTCTATGTAAAAGTAGCCATAATATAGACATTAATTatatcaataatattcataatcAGGGTCGTATCTGATATAATGCGAGTAGGGGGTGCCGTCCTGAACCCCAAAAAATAAGTACGAAATTTGGaccccaacaaaaaaaattagaagttcATTAGACCCTAAAAATGTTACTTAAATTCTAATGAGAGGTGGTGTTGTTCATAACATAgccattaattattttaactttaattgAAGATTTGTTTGATCTTGGTAAGTACATAATAGAACAATTCTTTGTCTTCTACAAtatttattggatgaaatactattttaatattttagactTGTACTTGGGGAGAAAGTCATCTTGTGTTTAGTGAAGGACAAAAATTTCAGGTTTTATCTTATCCTTTACCTCTTGGTTTGCCCAGTCCCTAGAATAGTTTTGATTTCTGCTCTTCCCCCAGCACAAAACACTCGCGCCCTGCAGCCATTCCCAAAATGTCTCTGCGCTAGTTAAGTAACGCAAGTGTTAATCTCTACGCATCTTAACTCACGCTACGTGCTGTTTAAACAAGGCAAAACACCTCATTTTCTCATTTCTCatctaaaatcttaaaaaatctcaaaaatctctctcaaatcatccaaatccaaaattccttcaaattcaaatcaaacaacactatAATAACAAGTAAGCTTTCATAATCAAAcaccattaattttttatgtttatatgttagattttttctcttaaattagatttttttttttttttttgatttagtgtttgtttaaattttggtgtttttggCAAGAAATCATATAATGTTTACATGTAAATGACTTGTGTTGCTTAaatgtttagatgtttgcatttttatgttgtagttttgagttttagagaatttttttagaacTGGATTTGTCATGTCCCAACCCTTATACTTAGCAGAAAGAATGGCTCGGTGAGAAAAATAAACTCTTAAGGTTGGTTGTTACAGCAATAGCAATTGGTTTTCCAAATTTTCCAAAGGGTGATATGCTGAAAATCTGTCTGTAGAGGGTCTGACTTGGACACCAAACATTCCATACTATTTGATGTCAAGACTTGAACATCCCACAATACCCAAATTCTTATCAGATAATATAGCTGAACCAAAACTCCAACCACActcaattataagcaaaaataactAACTACAAACAGATTAAGAAAAATTGTGGTTAACCAAAACTCTATCCCCTTTTCCATTCATTAAACAAAAAGATAAACAATTCCCATTTATTTTCATTCAGAGCCAAATCTATTACACAAATTGCGTCAAACACACGCTTAAATGCTTGATATACACCCCAAAATGAGAGAGATTATAACGGAAATTTCACAAGCTTATTGCATACTTATTATAAAGCTCCTGATAATCCTAATCCTTGTGTTATAATTAAATTTGGTCACTCTATAAGGTAGGAGGAATCCATATATAACCGTGTGTTTGAACATATCCAGCTTTTTCTAATAACTCATCTGCTTCTGCAGGACCTCTACTTCCCGGCTTGTAAGGAACCGGCTTCAACTCCCCTCTATCAATTTTGTGTAAAAGCGGTGTGAATATTTGCCATGATGCCTAACAAGAATCAAAAGAATATGGTCATTTAAAATGTTCACGAATCAAGACGTGGTAATAGTCTATGAAAAGATGTTATAAGCTTACCTTTAATTCGTCTCTGCGAACAAAATGTTGTTGATCACCTCGAATTCTGTAGAACATAATCCAATTCTCATTGTTACATAATGATtaatgttaatatatttcattcagATATATAAACTTATTTCTAAGTAATGCATGCAGATCTAATTATTTCAAGCAAATTATCAATttaattagggttacataattTGGttctaaaattagaaaaattaaaaaatgatttctgaaaattaaaaaattatcgaTCACATTTGTTCCTCGTGACAATTTTAGAGACTAGACTTCTAGATTGAGTAACAAGATcgataatttttatttctaagtgatcaattttgaaatttaatgaTTTCACAAACTAAATTGTCCAGCGCTTACAGTTTTTAAGACTAAAATTGGTGATTCACTCAATTATTCCATAAACTCATTGGTGAACTTCTGCACATAAACTCATGTTTTTCTATGAACTTGAGTTTATGATGGACCATATAAGTCTTTTTAGCACTATAAgccataaatataaataaggaAAAAGAATATACGTGTCAAGAATTAGACGCTCGTAAGCCTCTGGAATGGTTATCCCTTGATATCGTTGCCCATATGACAAGTCTAGTTCACTTTGAACTGCAGACATTTCCAGTCCAGGTTGCTTGACCTGCATGCAAGACAAGCATAAGATATATATAAGGTTTTCAGTTAATAATCACCTAATAACTAacaatttttctatttatttttcaaaaaatacaataaaatgaTTCCAAACAGTGTATTGGATATAAATATCCAGTATATGAAAATCAAACATCTTATACAGCACAGTAATTTCATATTGCTACTTCAGATCATTAAAAAATCCATACAACATATATACAACACTCTAAGAGGAAATCGGGTAAAACAAGTGGCATGGTTGTTCACATTATGGGTTATCAAAATGATTGGCATACCGTAAGCTTCATGTAAATAGCTTCTGAAGGTTGTAGGCGGATAACAAACTCATTTCTCCCTTGCTTTTTACCTAAAATTGTTAACATTAAGTTAATATTTTGACGACAACAAAGGTAGcaaatatttatgttatgtttTGGGGCATTCTTGCAGTACTCATTAATAGCAAATGTTTCTATCATTGCTAAGTTCTTCAAATTGTAGAAACGGTAAATAAGTTTTGCAATCAGGACAATAGACAATTCACCAAAATGCAGCATATCATCCCAAGGTTGTGATATCACAGAAGTCTTCAATAAAATAACAGCAAAAGCCTTTTTCCACTGGAAAAATTCGTTGATATAGATCAAACGATCATAATATTCTATCGTTAATCTCCGAACAAGTATATTTGACATCACTTATCTTCCAAAGCGAAAACAAGTAAATATCTGACACCATTTACACTTCCAAGATTGATATAGAGAACAGACAACAAAATATGCATAACAAAAGCATGATATAGAGAGTATTGCATAAGGTATAGCATAGAGTTCGTACTCCTGAAAATATCACCAGGAACATCCTTGAATTGAACCCGAATCTCTGCCTTTCTAGAATTTAGGGCCTTCCCTGCTTTCACAATGAAAGGAACACCTGATGCAAAAAAGTAATTGGTCAAATGTAAAATAATGTATAGCagaaaatgatgagaaaaaaGGCACTAGAATATTATGTAACACCGACAGTTCAGATTAAAGGCGTGTTCAGTGTCTGACACGTATCACTGTCAGACACCGAAACGACACTGCCAGGTGTAGTTCCATTCAGTTTCTTCTATATTTCAAACTATTATCAGTGTCAACATGTTGGTGTcagtgtcagtgcttcatagctaGAATAGAATGAATATGAACTGCTTCACTTTCAAAATTGTTAAGCAAAAAAAGAAGTTGAAGAACCATTTCATCAAGAAGGAAATGCTGGGGATATTATCATACCTTCCCATCTTTCATTGTGTATCCGCAGAATAGTAGTTGCAAAAGTCGGGGTGTTTGAATCGTCCGGTACAGTTGGGTCATCTCTGTAGCCTTCATATTGTCCAAGAACAACTTCATCATCTCTAATAGGGAGTACTGATTCAAGAACCTGCACATTTCAACGCAGCCCGAAAGCGTTATAATTTAAAGATGAAAATCAAGACCTGTCTCAAAGCTAAGTAAAAATAAAGGCATAACATGAAGTAGGATACACAATGAAAGATGGGAAAGCGATCAAGAAGTAGGAACTGATATTGATAAAGTATCGATCTTAGTCAAATATAAAAGGAGATCAAGAAGTAGGAACTGATATTGATTTCTTTGTGTCGATATACGAGATGCAGCACACAATGACATAAGAGAGTAATAACTTcaagaaaattgaaatgaaaaagacTCACCTTCACTTTCTCATCTCGAATGTGCTCAGGCTTGAGAGAAACGGGTTTTTCCATAGCAATCAAGCAAAGAACCTGAGTTGGTGGAAAATATGCAACAAATTTGACATATTAGTTTGATAAGCGTCGGATGAACTATAAACCATCTGCATTGATAGGTTTATTTATTTGATCTTTGTTTAGTggtaaaatgaaatttaagagataaagttttaaaatattcaGGAGACTGGAGGTTACCAAGTGCCTTATGATCTCAACAAAATGGTCTCGttaacatatttatgtactttttttagggaaacatATGTATGTACTTGACATTacacaaataataattataatatcaaAACCAAATCTATTTCATTATAAAATCACAGCCTTACCTGCAACAGATGGTTTTGAATGATATCTCGGATAATTCtgtcaaataaaaagaaatacatCGAATGATTTACGATTCATATATCATAATAATAGATCATTActacttttttaaaaatgaattattaaaaGCACGATCAGCTAGTCTACTTTACAATTTAAGCAGAAACAGTAAAATTAGTATacaaaaacttttattttatgtacATTTAGAATTACTAGTGACTTGAGAacgttgtttaaaaaaaaacttaacacaTACCCATATTGGTCAAAATATCCACCACGACCATCAGTTCCAAAATCCTCTCTAAATACTATCTGCCAAAAAATCAACACCAAAACCCAAGTTTAAATTTGTGGCATATCAACttcaaagaaacaaaagatGCTGACAGATATAATGGAATGAACTACAGATTACCGAATCTCACAAgtctaaataatattaatctGAGTTCACAAAATTTAGAATTAAAAATATTCGCACCTGCACATTGTCAATGTGGTTGTGGTTCCAAAGAGGCAAGAAGAACCGATTTGCAAAACGAAGTACTAACTGCGAATATAAGTCGTATTAAGAAGGACTGAGTGGAAttcttgaagaagaaaaagaagtaagccccttatatataaatttagtaCCATGTTTTGCACTAGTTCCTTTCCCAAATAGTGATCAATACGATAAATTTGTGGTTCTTCAAATAACTCTCCAATCTGAGTACTGAGTTCTTCTGCAGATTCTAGATCCCTACCAAAGGGTTTCTCAACAACAACGCGTGTCCATCCACCAAGATCAGCTAATAGGAGGAAACAATCAATGTTAGATTTCTGAATAATAATAAACAGAAACcatgaaaagtaaaataaattggCCAATGCTACGGTATTTCTTGTCACAAAAAGGTGCAGTATGTGTTGTTAGAAATGAAAAGCTGAGAAACTTGATGAAATAACATCTGATTTAATTCATGTCTATTTCTTGCAGAAAGGAAATTAGTAACCTACGATTAGgtaatgaaaggaaaaaaagagcTTTACGTGTATTCTGAAGATCAAAACCACAGCCTAGACTAATGTCGAGCAAAGCATTACCAGCTTACATATGACTAACATAGATACAGACAACGGATGCGACATGTCGACAcaggtaataatttgagaaaatgaaataattgagtgtATTTATAGTGTCGGTGATAGACACCGAACACGCCTTCCATGTGAATATGTTGATGCTACATACATAGTTACCAACTACAGTTGTTAAGCTACATCACACAGTTTCCGATTTTCCTGAGCCCTCCCTCCAGCAATACTACTAGGCCTTTTAAAGCATATGCagccataaaaataaatataaaaacacaaATTCTAACATCTTACATTTATTCATGCAACAAGTCTTGATCATCTTGCAAACGGACGGATACACTGAAGGAGGAAGTGCTAGATAGAAAAGCCTCCGAGATGAACCCTCTTtactatttttcaaatattcatGCTCTGAAATCTCTTTATCCAACAAGCGAAAACCATCTTCAGAATCATAAGGGCCACTTACATATTTCACCTATAAGCAAGAGAGAGAGACAGAATGATTATTTTGGCCCAATCAGAATTTACAAGACATCACAGAAATAAAACATCGATAAATGGTGATAGACAGCTGGAGCTAACCAATTGTAAAAACTTTGATACATCATCTAGCTGTTTAGGGGAAGCACCTTTCTCTGGAACAAGATAGCTGCATATCAAACCATAAGTATTAAAATCAAGAACAGTTCAAACATGTATTCACATGAACTGATAAGATTAGCATAAAGCATATTATCGAACACTTTTGTGAAAGAACCAGTGAGCAAAAAAATCATGATATGTTCACAAAGCAAACTTGTTTCTCTGTTAGAAAGATCAAGATCCATGTACTATGATGCATAGTCAAAAAATCATGATATTCTCACCTACGCAATTTGTTTCTCAATTCATCATCAGAGATCTTTGACCTTGCATAGCCAAAAATGTGAACTTCATCGGGTGGCAACAATTCCTGCAAATCAAAACGCTTAATGTTAGTTCATTAAGGGAAACAAACAACAAGTAGCATCTTCAACAAACAAAATGAATCAAGAAAACACACctaattataaaaaacaatactCTTCAACAACAATTATATACGAATAGAGTTAAAAAATAATCAGCTAATTCTTTATCAGAATCACAACATTCTGAGATATATTCTCTGGTTCAAAGCGAAAGGGTCCTGGTAATCCAAAGTTCATCCAGGAGGTAAGTAAAGCCAAGCCAAGGTTTGTTCCAGTCAGGATTCAAACTTGAGTTATCCCGAATGATTGGACTTTTTAATCGaagttcattaaccacttgagtccAACGGCGAATTGGTTACAACAATTTTACATTACACATTGATGAGCATGAAAAAAACAATTCTTGATCAGAATCACAACATTCTGAGATACATCCTGTTACGGGCCTTCAgttaatcaaacattaaaaaccAATAAGGGAGAGGGGGAGCCTTGGCGCaatggtaaagttgttgtcatgtgactgaaaggtaacgggttcaagtcctggaaataGCCTCTGGTGTAAAACAGGGGTAAGGCTgtgtacaatacaccaaatggtgggaccacTTCCtggaccctgcgtatgcgggagctttgtGCACTGGGCTACCCTTTTTTATACATATCTTTAtctattttacaaaaattctaTAACATAACCCTTCAATTCCAAGGGAAAAGGGGCCTGGTAATCCGAGGTTCATACGGGAGACAAGTACACATTGATGAGCATGATAAAGAAAGATATAGTGTTTGACCTGTTTATATAGGTGGAAAAGTGCAGGAAATGTCTTCTTCTTAGCAAGATCACCAGAAGCACCAAGCACAACAATAGAGAGTGTGCCAGTTTCAAGTACCTCTCTTGCTACAGGAGATTCAGTACCAATGCTATCTCTTCTTTCAACATGCCATTCATTTGTTCCCATCTTCTTCTACTCTGATCTACTTATATCTGCTAATCAAATCACAACAtcataaaatgattttattcacaaaaaaaaaaaaaaaaacaggatcATAGTAAGTGCTTAAACATCAAAATGTGgtggaatcaacaaaaagtatcATAATTCATACATGAACACTTAaaacaaaaccataaaaaaGTAGTACCCTTTTGGCATGAAGTGGTAAATCTAAACAACaatacaaagaaaaacaaaacagcCCTTTTAATCATATGATCAtgtttcaaaagtaaaatatgtcAGATCAAAAAATTAGATTGTTAAACATGCAAATGGATCATGATGAAGTGATGAATAAAGAGGTAGTTGTGTGTGTAcctggtttggtttggtttgtgttggtttgagtttgAGAGTGAAGAAGAGTTAGTTTTAAGAATGAGGAGAAAAGTGGGTAGAGACAGACAGACAGCTTCATTCACCAACTCCTTTCTTATTAGTCAATTGTTTGTCATTTGTCAGCGATCTCATTTTCTAACGTACTATTtccctttctttctttccaaaacCCCATTTATTTGACTTTGACCTTCTTCATTCATTGAAATGGTAGTACATACATGTATTTCTTTCTCTTatgatgtttttctttttgagaattattaatttctctttttaattatGGTAAATACgatttaattattgtaattgttaaGGATAGAAAACggatctttttcttcaaaaaaacaattcgtttaattatttatttaataatttggtataccggtacactcaaatcgttgggtgtaccatagaatttccaaaaaaaaaaggcaaattatatggtacatccaataatttgagTATACCGATACaccaaattattaaattaataattaaacgagttgtttttttgaagaaaaatatttgttttctatcattgacaattacaataattaaatcatatttaccaaaagcgtgacgaaattaaatttactttttttgaaattttgttacatataacaaagaatattgattattttttatgagaaaatgttaaaaatttaatataattcttataaacaatgaaatgatgtttttcttataaaaatgatgttttctaaaatataaatattgataaataactctttatttcataaaataatcgttaaattataaatttttgaagtaggagtactggtacacctcaatttatgaagtgtaccgtagaaatcccttttttttttgttacatgatAATCTACTATCTCATATAATAGACTTTATTCATTTCATTCTTGTAAAAAATTACTACAGTTCAATTATGTGATATCCATTCCAttagttaaaataaatatttcataatataatatgaatcacatacatcgttaattaaatgaacttaaaaagtaaaatttgtttatattttgaaacggaaggagtaatatcttaaaactaaaaatcatttaaactaATATTATGGTCACCAATTAACTATGGTATGAGTGAATGCATGAAAGCCACCGGTCAGAGTAGCTGATCCCATGGCGTCTCACCAAACACCATCCTACTAATTTATTACTTTCAATGTCGTCATTTAATTTGCACTCATGCTCATGCTCTATGTTGCTCCTATTTTTTAATGATGTTGTTTCTTGGatcttaaaaattattataaaatttgataattaTATACGGAGTATAAaaaatactactccctccggtcttatttataagaaaaagttgactttttagattcattgagtaaTTGATCTTCTTTAGAATATAgatcaaatatatcatttatgtaatgaatcaaaaaagtcaaatgtttcttataaatagaaccggagggagtatataatataataatttccCTTTCAACCttagataaaataatttaaatttgatagaAAGAAACACGAGCTGCCTGCCTCCAGATGCCCATTTATAACTTGCTTGTTGTCTCAATTATTCGTCCAAGGAAAATATcttcattaataaataattttctacTAGTGAGAATTTTgatgatacatttttttattgagtaaataAGTTCACCCCAATGATTTAgagtattatatatatgcacGTGAATGTGTTTAGAAATCAATCCTTAGCTTTTCACTTTCATTTAGAATAACTAAATCCTAAGTGTTTgcacaaaaaatattgaaaacatttttttttaacgaatcaaaatgagatataaaTAACCCAACAATAAAGCCTTCCGTATAAGGTGTGCAAAAGGAGGAACACCgataaatatttacaaagtcAAGGTGCTGCCAAAACCGAGCaccaaccaaaaaataaaatcaaaatcaaaataaattacaaactaACACCCATACAAAGAATGAGGTGTttccaccaatcatgataacTATAAGCGAACGCCACATGTTTTGATTTCAACCATAAAAAGGAATTTAACTTTACTTGTTCAATGAGAGAAGAAGGAGCGGAAAGTGTATTTTGGAATACCCAGTTGTTCAATTCCTTCCAAATCATCCAAACAGTTGCAAACCAAATAATCCTGAAGAATGAATAATAACATCTATGCATGCCTGTCATCTTAGTGAACTGAATAAAATGATGTCCAAGCTCACCAGAATGCACATAAGAGATATCTAACCAATTCAATACTTGAGACCAAAGCTCGCATGCGATTTTgcaatgaagaaaaagatgtatagtTGACTCAGTTGAGGCACACCCAACTGCACAGTCGGTGTCGGTTGTAGGAAGAACACCACGGTGAGCCAAAATATCTTTCGTAGGAATTCTGTTACGAAGTACGCGCCACACCGATCATACCAAAATAAAGTACTTTGCCCGTCACCTACCACCCATCGAGTATTGTCCTCGAACCAATTACCAACACCTTCGCCCACCCCTTCACGAACACAACAAACCGTCTTCCACCAAACCGAATCATGTCTACCCCCCTCCCTAATCCACCCTCCTACCTCCTCATAACGGGCTTTCAACACCGGTACCACAACCTCTCCTTCTCCTTCAACATCTTCCAACACCACTTTCCCAACAAGGAAAAATTAAAAGCTCTAATCCTCCTAACCCCAACCCCTCCTCCTTAGGTAAACAAATAGAATTCCATTTAATCCATGCTATTTTCCTATTATCCTTAACCCccgcccaaaaaaaaaaaaaaaacttttaaaaatagattcgatagaagaaattatacctGCAGGgactttgaaaaaggaaagaacgTAAACCGCAAAAGAGGACATGTCAGACTTCAGCAGAACTAGTCGACCATCAACAGAAAGAAACTTATTGTTCCATGGCGACAGACGAACCACTATACGATCAACCACAGGTTTCCAAAAACTAAGTTTCCTCGAATCCCCACTGATGGGAAGTCCCAAATAAACAAAAGGGATAATCCCTCACGACAATTCATCATCGACACCGCCTCCATCAAGCATGAATCAGGTATATTCACACCTATCAGCATACTTTTAAAACTGACACCTCCTAAAACAGAAGTAACACCACCCTCATTGAACGCACATTCAACTAGCTCTTTTCACCAATATTGAGAGTGTCGTCCACAAACTGTAGGTGAGTTAAGCGGACATCACATTACTTCCTACACCATAACCGTGATACATATTAGCCTCCACCACCGCATTCATTAATACATGGAAACCTTTAGCAaccaat containing:
- the LOC11427023 gene encoding glucose-6-phosphate 1-dehydrogenase, cytoplasmic isoform; translated protein: MGTNEWHVERRDSIGTESPVAREVLETGTLSIVVLGASGDLAKKKTFPALFHLYKQELLPPDEVHIFGYARSKISDDELRNKLRSYLVPEKGASPKQLDDVSKFLQLVKYVSGPYDSEDGFRLLDKEISEHEYLKNSKEGSSRRLFYLALPPSVYPSVCKMIKTCCMNKSDLGGWTRVVVEKPFGRDLESAEELSTQIGELFEEPQIYRIDHYLGKELVQNMLVLRFANRFFLPLWNHNHIDNVQIVFREDFGTDGRGGYFDQYGIIRDIIQNHLLQVLCLIAMEKPVSLKPEHIRDEKVKVLESVLPIRDDEVVLGQYEGYRDDPTVPDDSNTPTFATTILRIHNERWEGVPFIVKAGKALNSRKAEIRVQFKDVPGDIFRSKKQGRNEFVIRLQPSEAIYMKLTVKQPGLEMSAVQSELDLSYGQRYQGITIPEAYERLILDTIRGDQQHFVRRDELKASWQIFTPLLHKIDRGELKPVPYKPGSRGPAEADELLEKAGYVQTHGYIWIPPTL